From a region of the Cervus canadensis isolate Bull #8, Minnesota chromosome 33, ASM1932006v1, whole genome shotgun sequence genome:
- the IL20RA gene encoding interleukin-20 receptor subunit alpha isoform X2 — protein MCAPGPSARVAARGAPASGLLALLFLLLVAAPTGRAVPCVSGDLPKPTNVTFISINMKNILQWNPPEGLQGVEVSYTVQYFIYGQKKWLNKSECRNISRTYCDLSAETSDYEHQYYAKVKAMWGTNCSRWAETGRFYPFLETQIGPPEVALTTDEKSISIVLTAPKKWKKNPEESSISMQQIYSNLKYNVSIYNTKSNRTWSQCVTNDTLVFGWLEPATLYCVLVESFVPGPPRLTQPSERQCVSTLEDQTTALEVKIILWYVLPISVTVFIFSVMGYSMYRYIHVGKEKHPANLVLIYGNEFDKRFFVPTEKIVINFITLNILEDSKTSPKDISVMEKSSDASDLNEPIEDQEHHWEDVEVEHLGYVSHVMDIVYDLEKSSRGASLTQQEPPSRSMPMGKAVIEYEYDVRSSDTSVGPRGQEFNLQEEVSLQGKIFEQQATLADLGPQTLLYSYTPQLRDLDHLQQGHADTEEGPEEEPSTTLVDWDPQTGKLCMPSLPSFQHDPEGCGHPESEGVGEEGLLSRLYQDRAPDKAPEENEAYLMQFMEEWGLYVQMED, from the exons TTCCCTGTGTCTCTGGTGATCTGCCTAAACCTACAAATGTCACCTTCATATCCATAAACATGAAGAATATCCTACAGTGGAACCCCCCAGAGGGCTTACAAGGTGTGGAAGTTAGTTATACTGTGCAGTATTTCAT ATATGGGCAGAAGAAATGGCTGAATAAATCTGAATGCAGAAATATCAGTAGGACCTACTGTGACCTCTCTGCTGAAACTTCTGACTATGAACATCAATATTATGCTAAAGTTAAGGCCATGTGGGGAACAAATTGCTCCAGATGGGCAGAAACTGGACGATTCTATCCTTTCTTAGAAA CACAAATTGGCCCACCAGAGGTTGCTTTGACTACTGATGAGAAATCCATTTCTATTGTTCTGACGGCTCCAAAGAAGTGGAAGAAAAATCCAGAAGAAAGCTCTATTTCCATGCAACAGATATACTCTAATCTGAAGTATAATGTGTCCATATATAATACTAAATCCAATAGAACG TGGTCCCAGTGTGTGACAAACGACACTCTGGTCTTCGGCTGGCTGGAGCCGGCCACTCTGTACTGCGTGCTCGTGGAGTCCTTCGTCCCAGGCCCGCCTCGCCTCACTCAGCCCTCTGAGAGGCAGTGCGTCAGTACTCTCGAAG ATCAGACAACAGCATTGGAGGTTAAAATCATCCTCTGGTATGTTTTGCCCATATCTGTTACCGTGTTTATCTTCTCTGTGATGGGCTACTCCATGTACAGATATATCCATGTCGGCAAAGAGAAACACCCAGCAAATCTG gtTTTGAtttatggaaatgaatttgacAAAAGATTTTTTGTACCTACTGAAAAAATTGTGATTAACTTCATCACCCTCAATATTTTGGAGGATTCTAAAACTTCTCCCAAGGATATAAGTGTAATGGAGAAAAGCAGTGATGCATCAGACCTGAATGAGCCCATCGAGGACCAGGAACACCATTGGGAGGATGTGGAGGTGGAACACCTTGGCTACGTATCACATGTGATGGACATTGTGTATGACCTTGAGAAAAGCTCCAGAGGGGCTTCCTTAACCCAGCAAGAGCCACCCAGCAGATCAATGCCCATGGGTAAAGCAGTCATTGAATATGAATATGATGTAAGAAGTAGTGACACTTCTGTGGGGCCTAGAGGACAGGAGTTCAATTTGCAGGAGGAGGTGTCCCTACAAGGAAAGATATTTGAGCAACAGGCAACTTTAGCAGACTTGGGTCCACAGACACTGCTGTATTCATATACCCCTCAGCTCAGAGACTTGGACCATCTGCAGCAGGGGCATGCGGACACAGAGGAGGGGCCAGAGGAAGAGCCATCCACCACGCTGGTTGATTGGGACCCTCAGACTGGCAAGCTGTGTATGCCTTCATTACCCAGCTTTCAacatgacccagagggatgtgggCATCCTGAATCTGAGGGGGTCGGGGAGGAGGGCCTCTTATCTAGACTCTACCAGGATCGGGCTCCAGACAAGGCACCCGAAGAAAATGAAGCCTATCTCATGCAATTTATGGAAGAATGGGGATTATATGTACAAATGGAAGACTAA
- the IL20RA gene encoding interleukin-20 receptor subunit alpha isoform X3, producing the protein MQEVVHDTVVSLVIKEQVAKVQYNYKVPCVSGDLPKPTNVTFISINMKNILQWNPPEGLQGVEVSYTVQYFIRYGQKKWLNKSECRNISRTYCDLSAETSDYEHQYYAKVKAMWGTNCSRWAETGRFYPFLETQIGPPEVALTTDEKSISIVLTAPKKWKKNPEESSISMQQIYSNLKYNVSIYNTKSNRTWSQCVTNDTLVFGWLEPATLYCVLVESFVPGPPRLTQPSERQCVSTLEDQTTALEVKIILWYVLPISVTVFIFSVMGYSMYRYIHVGKEKHPANLVLIYGNEFDKRFFVPTEKIVINFITLNILEDSKTSPKDISVMEKSSDASDLNEPIEDQEHHWEDVEVEHLGYVSHVMDIVYDLEKSSRGASLTQQEPPSRSMPMGKAVIEYEYDVRSSDTSVGPRGQEFNLQEEVSLQGKIFEQQATLADLGPQTLLYSYTPQLRDLDHLQQGHADTEEGPEEEPSTTLVDWDPQTGKLCMPSLPSFQHDPEGCGHPESEGVGEEGLLSRLYQDRAPDKAPEENEAYLMQFMEEWGLYVQMED; encoded by the exons TTCCCTGTGTCTCTGGTGATCTGCCTAAACCTACAAATGTCACCTTCATATCCATAAACATGAAGAATATCCTACAGTGGAACCCCCCAGAGGGCTTACAAGGTGTGGAAGTTAGTTATACTGTGCAGTATTTCAT CAGATATGGGCAGAAGAAATGGCTGAATAAATCTGAATGCAGAAATATCAGTAGGACCTACTGTGACCTCTCTGCTGAAACTTCTGACTATGAACATCAATATTATGCTAAAGTTAAGGCCATGTGGGGAACAAATTGCTCCAGATGGGCAGAAACTGGACGATTCTATCCTTTCTTAGAAA CACAAATTGGCCCACCAGAGGTTGCTTTGACTACTGATGAGAAATCCATTTCTATTGTTCTGACGGCTCCAAAGAAGTGGAAGAAAAATCCAGAAGAAAGCTCTATTTCCATGCAACAGATATACTCTAATCTGAAGTATAATGTGTCCATATATAATACTAAATCCAATAGAACG TGGTCCCAGTGTGTGACAAACGACACTCTGGTCTTCGGCTGGCTGGAGCCGGCCACTCTGTACTGCGTGCTCGTGGAGTCCTTCGTCCCAGGCCCGCCTCGCCTCACTCAGCCCTCTGAGAGGCAGTGCGTCAGTACTCTCGAAG ATCAGACAACAGCATTGGAGGTTAAAATCATCCTCTGGTATGTTTTGCCCATATCTGTTACCGTGTTTATCTTCTCTGTGATGGGCTACTCCATGTACAGATATATCCATGTCGGCAAAGAGAAACACCCAGCAAATCTG gtTTTGAtttatggaaatgaatttgacAAAAGATTTTTTGTACCTACTGAAAAAATTGTGATTAACTTCATCACCCTCAATATTTTGGAGGATTCTAAAACTTCTCCCAAGGATATAAGTGTAATGGAGAAAAGCAGTGATGCATCAGACCTGAATGAGCCCATCGAGGACCAGGAACACCATTGGGAGGATGTGGAGGTGGAACACCTTGGCTACGTATCACATGTGATGGACATTGTGTATGACCTTGAGAAAAGCTCCAGAGGGGCTTCCTTAACCCAGCAAGAGCCACCCAGCAGATCAATGCCCATGGGTAAAGCAGTCATTGAATATGAATATGATGTAAGAAGTAGTGACACTTCTGTGGGGCCTAGAGGACAGGAGTTCAATTTGCAGGAGGAGGTGTCCCTACAAGGAAAGATATTTGAGCAACAGGCAACTTTAGCAGACTTGGGTCCACAGACACTGCTGTATTCATATACCCCTCAGCTCAGAGACTTGGACCATCTGCAGCAGGGGCATGCGGACACAGAGGAGGGGCCAGAGGAAGAGCCATCCACCACGCTGGTTGATTGGGACCCTCAGACTGGCAAGCTGTGTATGCCTTCATTACCCAGCTTTCAacatgacccagagggatgtgggCATCCTGAATCTGAGGGGGTCGGGGAGGAGGGCCTCTTATCTAGACTCTACCAGGATCGGGCTCCAGACAAGGCACCCGAAGAAAATGAAGCCTATCTCATGCAATTTATGGAAGAATGGGGATTATATGTACAAATGGAAGACTAA
- the IL20RA gene encoding interleukin-20 receptor subunit alpha isoform X1: MCAPGPSARVAARGAPASGLLALLFLLLVAAPTGRAVPCVSGDLPKPTNVTFISINMKNILQWNPPEGLQGVEVSYTVQYFIRYGQKKWLNKSECRNISRTYCDLSAETSDYEHQYYAKVKAMWGTNCSRWAETGRFYPFLETQIGPPEVALTTDEKSISIVLTAPKKWKKNPEESSISMQQIYSNLKYNVSIYNTKSNRTWSQCVTNDTLVFGWLEPATLYCVLVESFVPGPPRLTQPSERQCVSTLEDQTTALEVKIILWYVLPISVTVFIFSVMGYSMYRYIHVGKEKHPANLVLIYGNEFDKRFFVPTEKIVINFITLNILEDSKTSPKDISVMEKSSDASDLNEPIEDQEHHWEDVEVEHLGYVSHVMDIVYDLEKSSRGASLTQQEPPSRSMPMGKAVIEYEYDVRSSDTSVGPRGQEFNLQEEVSLQGKIFEQQATLADLGPQTLLYSYTPQLRDLDHLQQGHADTEEGPEEEPSTTLVDWDPQTGKLCMPSLPSFQHDPEGCGHPESEGVGEEGLLSRLYQDRAPDKAPEENEAYLMQFMEEWGLYVQMED, encoded by the exons TTCCCTGTGTCTCTGGTGATCTGCCTAAACCTACAAATGTCACCTTCATATCCATAAACATGAAGAATATCCTACAGTGGAACCCCCCAGAGGGCTTACAAGGTGTGGAAGTTAGTTATACTGTGCAGTATTTCAT CAGATATGGGCAGAAGAAATGGCTGAATAAATCTGAATGCAGAAATATCAGTAGGACCTACTGTGACCTCTCTGCTGAAACTTCTGACTATGAACATCAATATTATGCTAAAGTTAAGGCCATGTGGGGAACAAATTGCTCCAGATGGGCAGAAACTGGACGATTCTATCCTTTCTTAGAAA CACAAATTGGCCCACCAGAGGTTGCTTTGACTACTGATGAGAAATCCATTTCTATTGTTCTGACGGCTCCAAAGAAGTGGAAGAAAAATCCAGAAGAAAGCTCTATTTCCATGCAACAGATATACTCTAATCTGAAGTATAATGTGTCCATATATAATACTAAATCCAATAGAACG TGGTCCCAGTGTGTGACAAACGACACTCTGGTCTTCGGCTGGCTGGAGCCGGCCACTCTGTACTGCGTGCTCGTGGAGTCCTTCGTCCCAGGCCCGCCTCGCCTCACTCAGCCCTCTGAGAGGCAGTGCGTCAGTACTCTCGAAG ATCAGACAACAGCATTGGAGGTTAAAATCATCCTCTGGTATGTTTTGCCCATATCTGTTACCGTGTTTATCTTCTCTGTGATGGGCTACTCCATGTACAGATATATCCATGTCGGCAAAGAGAAACACCCAGCAAATCTG gtTTTGAtttatggaaatgaatttgacAAAAGATTTTTTGTACCTACTGAAAAAATTGTGATTAACTTCATCACCCTCAATATTTTGGAGGATTCTAAAACTTCTCCCAAGGATATAAGTGTAATGGAGAAAAGCAGTGATGCATCAGACCTGAATGAGCCCATCGAGGACCAGGAACACCATTGGGAGGATGTGGAGGTGGAACACCTTGGCTACGTATCACATGTGATGGACATTGTGTATGACCTTGAGAAAAGCTCCAGAGGGGCTTCCTTAACCCAGCAAGAGCCACCCAGCAGATCAATGCCCATGGGTAAAGCAGTCATTGAATATGAATATGATGTAAGAAGTAGTGACACTTCTGTGGGGCCTAGAGGACAGGAGTTCAATTTGCAGGAGGAGGTGTCCCTACAAGGAAAGATATTTGAGCAACAGGCAACTTTAGCAGACTTGGGTCCACAGACACTGCTGTATTCATATACCCCTCAGCTCAGAGACTTGGACCATCTGCAGCAGGGGCATGCGGACACAGAGGAGGGGCCAGAGGAAGAGCCATCCACCACGCTGGTTGATTGGGACCCTCAGACTGGCAAGCTGTGTATGCCTTCATTACCCAGCTTTCAacatgacccagagggatgtgggCATCCTGAATCTGAGGGGGTCGGGGAGGAGGGCCTCTTATCTAGACTCTACCAGGATCGGGCTCCAGACAAGGCACCCGAAGAAAATGAAGCCTATCTCATGCAATTTATGGAAGAATGGGGATTATATGTACAAATGGAAGACTAA
- the IL20RA gene encoding interleukin-20 receptor subunit alpha isoform X4 yields the protein MKNILQWNPPEGLQGVEVSYTVQYFIRYGQKKWLNKSECRNISRTYCDLSAETSDYEHQYYAKVKAMWGTNCSRWAETGRFYPFLETQIGPPEVALTTDEKSISIVLTAPKKWKKNPEESSISMQQIYSNLKYNVSIYNTKSNRTWSQCVTNDTLVFGWLEPATLYCVLVESFVPGPPRLTQPSERQCVSTLEDQTTALEVKIILWYVLPISVTVFIFSVMGYSMYRYIHVGKEKHPANLVLIYGNEFDKRFFVPTEKIVINFITLNILEDSKTSPKDISVMEKSSDASDLNEPIEDQEHHWEDVEVEHLGYVSHVMDIVYDLEKSSRGASLTQQEPPSRSMPMGKAVIEYEYDVRSSDTSVGPRGQEFNLQEEVSLQGKIFEQQATLADLGPQTLLYSYTPQLRDLDHLQQGHADTEEGPEEEPSTTLVDWDPQTGKLCMPSLPSFQHDPEGCGHPESEGVGEEGLLSRLYQDRAPDKAPEENEAYLMQFMEEWGLYVQMED from the exons ATGAAGAATATCCTACAGTGGAACCCCCCAGAGGGCTTACAAGGTGTGGAAGTTAGTTATACTGTGCAGTATTTCAT CAGATATGGGCAGAAGAAATGGCTGAATAAATCTGAATGCAGAAATATCAGTAGGACCTACTGTGACCTCTCTGCTGAAACTTCTGACTATGAACATCAATATTATGCTAAAGTTAAGGCCATGTGGGGAACAAATTGCTCCAGATGGGCAGAAACTGGACGATTCTATCCTTTCTTAGAAA CACAAATTGGCCCACCAGAGGTTGCTTTGACTACTGATGAGAAATCCATTTCTATTGTTCTGACGGCTCCAAAGAAGTGGAAGAAAAATCCAGAAGAAAGCTCTATTTCCATGCAACAGATATACTCTAATCTGAAGTATAATGTGTCCATATATAATACTAAATCCAATAGAACG TGGTCCCAGTGTGTGACAAACGACACTCTGGTCTTCGGCTGGCTGGAGCCGGCCACTCTGTACTGCGTGCTCGTGGAGTCCTTCGTCCCAGGCCCGCCTCGCCTCACTCAGCCCTCTGAGAGGCAGTGCGTCAGTACTCTCGAAG ATCAGACAACAGCATTGGAGGTTAAAATCATCCTCTGGTATGTTTTGCCCATATCTGTTACCGTGTTTATCTTCTCTGTGATGGGCTACTCCATGTACAGATATATCCATGTCGGCAAAGAGAAACACCCAGCAAATCTG gtTTTGAtttatggaaatgaatttgacAAAAGATTTTTTGTACCTACTGAAAAAATTGTGATTAACTTCATCACCCTCAATATTTTGGAGGATTCTAAAACTTCTCCCAAGGATATAAGTGTAATGGAGAAAAGCAGTGATGCATCAGACCTGAATGAGCCCATCGAGGACCAGGAACACCATTGGGAGGATGTGGAGGTGGAACACCTTGGCTACGTATCACATGTGATGGACATTGTGTATGACCTTGAGAAAAGCTCCAGAGGGGCTTCCTTAACCCAGCAAGAGCCACCCAGCAGATCAATGCCCATGGGTAAAGCAGTCATTGAATATGAATATGATGTAAGAAGTAGTGACACTTCTGTGGGGCCTAGAGGACAGGAGTTCAATTTGCAGGAGGAGGTGTCCCTACAAGGAAAGATATTTGAGCAACAGGCAACTTTAGCAGACTTGGGTCCACAGACACTGCTGTATTCATATACCCCTCAGCTCAGAGACTTGGACCATCTGCAGCAGGGGCATGCGGACACAGAGGAGGGGCCAGAGGAAGAGCCATCCACCACGCTGGTTGATTGGGACCCTCAGACTGGCAAGCTGTGTATGCCTTCATTACCCAGCTTTCAacatgacccagagggatgtgggCATCCTGAATCTGAGGGGGTCGGGGAGGAGGGCCTCTTATCTAGACTCTACCAGGATCGGGCTCCAGACAAGGCACCCGAAGAAAATGAAGCCTATCTCATGCAATTTATGGAAGAATGGGGATTATATGTACAAATGGAAGACTAA